DNA from Triticum aestivum cultivar Chinese Spring chromosome 7D, IWGSC CS RefSeq v2.1, whole genome shotgun sequence:
aaaggccaaacgaacccggaataattccaaaatttaacagggcactcatgtagttctatgttgcctctgtaaagaaactcaaggggggcagcgtatattgtttcgcactcaaaggtgacacgttccctctcagaaccacgagccttcttgagagaagctccggtttgcaagaagcttataccaaaacttgttcctattcggccaattttttaccacagcatggtagtaccatgacatgacaccatgccaagtttcatgattttcaggcgtgttttggatttacaagaattttaaaaccaagtttctcaatgttctcggccgagccacgatgcccagatgtttgaatttcattcccatttcttgcatgggacctagaaattcacccgaggacacacatgtgatttttcaaccaactttggtgcacgggagcatgtgcttgtagttcaaatttgaattatgcacattaaatgaccagaaactcaattaatgtataaaaaaggccaaacgaaccctgaataattccaaaatttaacagggcactcgtgtagttctatgttgcctctgtaaagaaactcaaggggggcagcgtatattgtttcacactcaaaggtgacacgttccctctcagaaccacgagccttcttgagagaagctccggtttgcaagaagcttataccaaaacttgttcctattcggcccaattttttaccacagcatggtagtaccatgacatgacaccatgccaagtttcatgattttcaggcgatgttttggatttacaagaattttaaaaccaagtttctcaatgttctcggccgagccatgatgcccagatgtttgaatttcattcccatttcttgcatgggacctagaaattcacccgaggacacacatgtgatttttcaaccaactttggtgcacgggagcatgtgcttgtagttcaaatttgaattatgcacactaaatgaccagaaactcaattaatgtataaaaaggccaaacgaacccagaataattccaaaatttaacagggcactcatgtagttctatgttgcctctgtaaaggaactcaagggggcagcgtatatcgtttcacactcaaggtgacacgttccctctcagaaccacgagccttcttgagagaagctccggtttgcaagaagcttataccaaaacttgttccaaatcggcccaattttttaccacagcatgttagtgccatgacatgacaccatgccaagtttcatgatttccaggcgagttttggatttacatgaatttaaaaaccaagtttctcaatgttctcggccgagtcacgatgcccagatgtttgaatttcattcccatttctttcatgggacctagaaattcacccaaggacacacatgtgatttttcaaccaactttggtgcaccggagcatgtgcttgcagttcaaatttggattatgcacattaaatgtcccgaaactcaattaatgtataaaaaatcccaaacgaacccggaataattctaaaaattaacagggcactcatatagttctatgttgcctctgtaaacaaaatcagggggaggcagcgtatatcgtttcacacacaaaggtgacacgttccctctcggaaccacgaggcttgttgagagaatctccggttttgcaagaagcttataccaaaacttgtcccaattcagccaaaaattatacatatgaaaacagggtttagattataccgaacatctcgccacctagaccaatgtactctgatttgaattcaacataaaatggatacaaatatttgaattggagatcgtatgttacatgtagttcatagtgaactATGATTAtagctatatgcatgttttttgttatcaagataatatttaaatgattgtataacttgacaacaatcgtattcaaataaggaaaattgattcaaatttagtccatatggtagacgacaatatatatgttcatagggtggagtaaaatgttcatatatgatggaagatcaaaatgtaggactacatccattataaaccgcaaggtcacctaacgatatattcgaattcaacataatgtggattcaaaaattgaaattcgagatcctggcatttgtaatcatataaaaagggacaagactctttcttttggtgggaattgatttgttttttgttgttgttgagggaagtgcgaatcgatttggtactgtacagggtaatcttgttctcccgattttatttacatttttcttgtagttttttcattgacatttatagcaatatagtaaaaggggacatgactctcttgtgtcttgtatgaattgtttttttgtacacgttaagtttgttctaccgaacaaggaatctgcgccttgttatcccgaaattttcaagctcgagtatcttttgtctcatctgctttgaaactcccgcctcttcaacctgcgctgcgccttgttatcccgaaattttgacgCGCGCGAAAACTAATTCCTCATccaaaatcggtcccgcagcctagacacacgaaatcccctttctacccctcagccgaaaaTGCCAGCTcgatgtcgcggtgtcaaaaccggtgggggcacgctggtaacttaccctacattttggacaagcgcgtccctaagacatggctgcccctaccttccccttcgcccCCCCTCATTCGTacgccgaggccgccaaaacccacgaaaccccacgctcctcgtcggcctcccgaccgccgcccagccggagactcttcccagACTAGATCGTCCACCGCAAcggctcgccgtccctcatccaccgcaccagatgaggatccttcgtcgatctcgtcgtcccgccggatcagccaccccgtcctccacctccaaggagctgccccgatgtttgcctcgtctatcgcgccacctccatccccacagcgccgtcttgacctaccccaccaaaaccgcatcaccctcaccaattcctccgatgaagtcgaggccaactcggcgccaccaaggaggttctgcactcatcgctgcattttatcttttattcgatctcacagggctgccggtgctcgataacgagcagccatggcgggtctccatcgacggcaccgtcgcctgccacttcatccacggcgtctctcccccatgttgttgcttcctcggcggcgacttccacatcGGCACTAGCTGcaactgctccggctctcgctcgcgctactgctgctccagctctcgctcgcgctgccgctttgttcttgctgtcggtcgtagtgttgcactgctcttgctttcgttcgtacTGCTGCTCTcctctgctattgctgtcggtcgcgctgctgctccgctctaCCTCTcgtttgtgctgctgctctgctcttgctctcgctcgcgctgctgctgctcctacACGACCTCCGACAGCTATAGGAGTTGTTGCTTTAGCACTCGCCCGCGGTTCTACTGCACgagttgctctctgctagtgtgttctctgctcgagcgtctgctgatttagatcattgtttctctgctactagtgctcgaacgccctaaacatctattgcaatgctcttctactagttcaatcagtttcgacagtaaaattcagtttcgactgtaatgttcagtttcttcagttaagttcagagtaaacggtatttacagcatctgtcagagcggccgttgcgcggctgatgcattttacatctagcactttttggtgatgtattttacatcatctattgcagatgatattagagccccacttcagattaacgttggttgtcttgtcctgcttcagcctcgccgccgtacacctcaccgaagctgctccaacgacgtaaccgtccatcacagcggagcagtaccctcagcgccatttccagaggcctcggatcttcttccccgcctccgacagtcacaccaacatcaccatcctctacgtccaacccaatgatgctgaggtcgacaaggctatgccaaagaggtggTACACCtgttgcatcactttgttactctgcattcatgtcgatccctcggGGATCCTTTGcaatggaactactatggtactactatttgtgcatttggttaggagtggagcaaagcaaaactgaaggaattttttcctttggtgtctctttcaaagaaaaaatgtaggaattttaatatctagttggacgtccttttcaaatcaatatgcatgaagaacacGACCAATTGCATCACTTGCATAAAAAGattattatttttttcattttcacgtggtttgactttaatttgaccatgtttctccattcctgtgttcttccaattcatgtgaaccaaacaccgaggttcacagaaatcctatgtttccaaatgctctattttgcatgtgcatttctatcatattcctgtgtttttcctgtccctgcgtttatagaatcctccaattctaaggagcccttacagatttacttcattttcagataggcgtcaaagaaaactctgtgtgttatgtcctgctcctgtcatgccgtcatccaccccacctgaggtgcaccatcgacagaagcgttcactgcagcagagattccccctgcagactttctttcgccgcctcagatcatcttccccattgtcggCAGCCACACCAACTTCATTACCATTATCGACTGAGCAggtgaacctgaggactacacagttccggaagagaggtcgcagtctttcgtgtttgcttacgtcatatatcggttattattacctgctactttatcgttcaaacttgagtttttaaatgctCGTGGGTCTCGTATCGAGGCAGCaacaaatagtatctgtctactatctggttcatctagggtcttctatgtggttcatgttgggtgggcaacaaacagtagatgatccattgtctatctttttaaactgaagctataatctacctgctatcattagttttggatctatccacttgttacctaccatcagtcttgatttttgcatgcaccccttaggcctttcAAAATTTAACTATTTTttttatgcatgtcagttattgtacacaatcatactgaacatgtagagaaaaagataagaccgttgcatgggaatataatgtcatgcagacgccgctccatggtgggcgaagtgcccccccctcctgccattctagattgtattccaaaggaagataactgttcagatggggattcagaaggagccaaccactcctatttaccacctgaggtgtttgctctaacctggcatgctgatattggtcacatcatgcatatggcgcctcgcattgcttacattatgcatcttatatgtcatcaacttagtttagattttctttgtgtgaatgccacctgtttgttTCTATATATTACTCCcaccgttcccaaatatttgtctttttagagatttcaacaagtgactacatacggagcaaaatgagtgaatctacactctaaaatatgtctatatacatccgtatgtggtagttcatttgaaatctcaaaaaagacaaatatttaggagcggagggagtatatgggaattatgcaatgccatcttctttagccaggcatcacatacgtgaatcatgcaatgccatcctgtttagccagtcatcgtatatgtgaattttatcgtgccataattttttttcataatgtattccatttgtaaACAATGTTTATACactcatctactcttcctgtgcatcagccatttgagtcggtcatgggaaaatctggagtgaaaacaaggtcttctgagcagtcagttgtacctgtcgatgtagatttcttgctggttacagatagctcctcagaggaggattcagatacacatgaccagtcatattccccccccccccaggtgcatgctctaacttggcagggttatattgctcatatcatgcatatggtgtcttgcattgccatgccatctgcttagattagacatgctttgtgtgaacctcctgtttgctttctatatcagatatgtgaattatgcaatgccatgttttcagtcagttatcatatatgtgaattatgcaccgccatgtagccaggcatcatatatgtgaattatctcatgccatcttttttttcattacgtattccatttgtcgacaatctgtttatattgaactactcttcatgtgtatcagccatttgagccggttatggaaaaatcaggagtgaaaacaaggtcttcagagcaggcaatggtacctgttgaagcatatatcttgatggttacacggatttcctcagaggaggattcagaggcagatgaccagtcatatatcccacctgaggtgtatgctctaagttgcaatgtttatatttctcatatcatgcatatggtgtcttgcattgcttagtttagacatcatatgcacaatattgaattccatctgcttagtttagagatcatacatgcgagtgccagctgcttagtatatgaatcaattatgtcaattatatcatgccatcctgtatatttagacaacatttatgtgaattatttcatcccaacctattttagaaagacatcatatagttttgtcatgtcatcctgtttagatactcatcatatgttgaattatgccattatatcctgttaagttatccattatatatctgaaactgtgtcatgctatcctgtttagttaggtagcatatatgtgaaattttgtcatgatgtcgtgtttggttagacaacatatatgtgaattaccacatctgtctatcatacaatgtctgtacgttcaatttcttttcttgtttatcatccatttgaattggagggggtgatggcagtatctaagggagcaaaaacccgttcttcacaaaagacagtgctacccgtcgatgcagatagaaccatggttgtactggcccacaaactagccccaccacacataatcgagactcttcaaGATTGCACatttacaccgttgggcagagaaccagctacaaccaatctaaccccaaccccagcggatagtaacccacttctagttgacaaagcaccatgtccaccacaaagtacccccacatgagcagtttgtaaagcaactgcagtgcccaaagcacgaagaccaccacagcgaacccaaactccaagtttaaagcagaagagcaactgttctcaggtcagatttcgTAGCTATGGTGCATACTCCTTTGccgttgcatcactgtatttactcatacaaactacttttgaatttgaaggatccaattgaaactccaatggcgcaacaggtatgttttaaacctatttctttaactggattgataTTCTAACTttttgctctatgttgattttagtttcagttgtataaacagttatgttctcatgtgatgcacattacaagtgttgccaatgttgtgtagtttctcacacttatattctgtctatgctgctgtgtcttaaaaatatatgagttgaactgtgtctctatcttaatttggcaacataaactagaatgatatggacaatacagtgaccatagtacatagatatatgtttgtttcatgctgttatcctgtccaccttactactgaaccggtttaccaaaatgagtttggtatactacatgctaaacctgtgatgtgtctgcttgtttctcttgttgtatgcgaacaaaatattggagaagagcaccccactattcaatggtagagaaagtaatgcagataaggttcaagatagtgagacaaccctgttggtctccaagaaaggtgataaaatgatcttgtagacagtgagaaaaccccacagtcctgcattgatgtagtgttcgagttactggccagtaccgctggcacaagctcttcgacctcgctgcctaaatcacttcggcttcttcagtctcagctacaagctgaaaggcatcggTCAGCTAtgttgcggcaagaagccgaaggactgaggaagtccctgcagaattcagatgcatactttcttgtgcaacagcaagcgctggaggatttaagcgccaaacaagagaaagttaataagcttgctaagcatcttgccagcattatgggtatccaggatattgtttcttgagctcttctaaagtggtttcagttctggacttgttttggtgcagcgtttatttgcactggtcgccaactttgacaaccagtgtatatgatatgctgctttgttccctatatttgtactggtagcgaactttgatacccagtggatgtaatatgtgtaataagcgtgatagcctagcgtaagttgcttgcttatttatttccttgttgtattgtttatttgtttgcttgtagtcagtgcagttctttttccgcggtaacctatttttcaaaactaggccacaataaccatgggctacatatttactgtagttaacatgggctacgggccgtagaaacaatggaccttctaagggccgtagaaacaatgggccttctacgggccgtagcatcaatgggccttctacgggccgtatgatcgatcggccaaacatgggccaacaacggaccgcattatgggcctTGAACGGGCTATAGTTGGAAACaaccgttcatgggccgaccataacgggccgtcgttaatcggccgtatttgatgatgctatgaaaacggcctaatgggttaacgggccacaaacgggccgactgtaaccacgggctgaatttggtccACAATCAAAAAAGgtcagtaacaggccgtaagtaaccgaatgctggaaatgagcccaagaataaatgggccctgagaaggccgaaagataagatGGGCTtgaaagtgatatactgttcattacgggccagtttcaccacgggccgttaatgggccaagagttacaaagtgcctcatatgggccgaaagatgtcatgggtcatacatgggtcggaagttacaacgggctgaaatcatattggacgcccagatgaagctactgggcttaattccgataggctgtAACGGGCTGTGAGTTAGCGGGTCGGGCTATATACAACAGGTCgtcaacaggctttccgtgggccggcacgttaccttttgaccaagtcaaacgggccgaccttttcaccggaatgggcctctattgagccgtgccacgtgtcgacgtatcataggcgcctcctgtccaatgaatggatgacatctgtcccaacggtgagccaacacttgtttcctccggccaatgataattttacacgtggaaaatcctcattggtccgggctgttagcgggttatcggatccaaaaccggacccgataacttaacggcgacccattacggtggatgccacgtgtcggtcacccttgacgaacgcACTTCCATGATgcgacatttatcgtcatggaagtggacacttccatgatgataattttggtaatatcatggaacacttttaggacagcacaggtatgactatcttgattctgtcataaaatcgtcatagatgtatatgcatgacagaaaacgtgacctactgtgacaaacacgtatcatcacgaaaatgtatttttttttgtagtgacttgaCTACCAGTAGTCTCCACATGAACATTTACCGTCCTTAAACTTGTATCTCTCATGATTATTTCCCTCCCTATCCCTAGAACTATTAGCTTTTTTGCACTGAGACATTACAGAGTCTTCCTTATCTGAATTGTTGTGCTATGCAAATGAGCCCATATGCAACCGCACGATTCTCACTATGGGTATTGAGCAACTACCCATTCCAGGACACAGTGTCCTTGCCCGGCCTCCAATCAAACACCGCCAGTACATGTCAAAGATCGTCGTGGAGACATTCATGAGTTCATCAACGCCGCCACAGAGCAATCATGAGTTCATCGACGCCACCAATGAGCGCCTGGGCATCAGCGCAGGCAGGAAGCATGGACACGAGTATACCGGAGTAAAGGCATACTGTAGAAGAAAGAATAAGTTACACGTATCGCTGCATTTCTTCCTCATAAAAAAAGCCTTGATGTTTCTTGTCGGAGAGAAAAGGCCGGTGTGGCGTTGAAGCGTCACTTAATTGATCAAGTTTTTCTGGTCTGATCCGAAGTGTTGCATTCCTGGTGTCTCTTATTCTCAAGCCCCCGCCTTtctatcttttttcttttccttgcaTTTTGGCTAATAAAGGGTGTGGTGCAAGTCAATGACTCGTGAAGCATGAAGAGAACCGTTTACCCTGACTTTATGAGATGCTTTCTACAGAACGGTAACCAatgctccctccctcccccctccccacccccaccccccacaccagaaaaataaaaataaacgtaACCAATGCTTTACCTATGGAGTGCAAGGGTACTAACATACAATTAGTTATTTCACCTGATAGTGTGATATTCAAATCTTATAGTATGTATATTAGTTGTGTGAAGTTGTATCATCTCAAAATCCATATTCGGACTGCTTTCAACACTTCACTATCAGTAGTCACCACATGAACATTTTTCGTCCTTTAAATGGTGAAATCATTGAATAACTCTCATGATTACTTCCCATCCTGTCACTTGAGATTGTTAGCTGGGTTGCAATGCATTGTGATAGTCGTTACAGACTCGAAGGTTCTTCCATATCTGAATTATTGTACCAGGAGCTGTGCAAATGAAGGTTCTTCCTTATGTGAATTGTTGTACAAGCGGCTGTGCGAATGAGCCGATATTCGACCGCAAGATTCTTACGTGAATATTGAGTAACTGCGACTTGACATCATCTTCTACATCATGTATCAAATCAGTGTCTTGCACATATCACACTTTAATTTCCTCTATAGCGTTGCAAACCTTGCATAAATATCCTTTGTCTGCTAGTGATTTGTGGTTCATGaataggcatggacatagggggcatTTCTTGAGCTGCACAATACTCCATCCAGGAGTCTTTTAGAGGCATTTCTTCTCCATAGCAGTTCTCATCCTTCCAACATCCTTCCACATTAAAGCATCTTCATAAAGGTTAGCTAGGAGGTCATGATACACACCCTCTTCTTAACCCTAGCTCAAAGACCCTCTCTGTTGATTCTTCTGGCAATTCTAGATTCATGTGCAACTTGCAATTGCCTAAGATTGCACCATAAACACTAATGTCGGGATTTATAGGCATCTTGCCTGCTATGGGTCTAGAATGTCTGCACCGGCGGGAATGAAACTGACCAGAGTAAACGAATCAGGTTTCATATTTGCAAGCTGCATACTGAAGAAGAGCCTCCTCGCATCATCTGACCTTCCATCCCGCGTGAAGCTGAGAATACGGCATGAGATCCGTGACTTGTAACCCAACTCATCAAATACCTGGCAACCAGCAGCAAGGTCGGTCCTCTTGCACTTGGGAGTACATGGTGATCTCCGCGTTCATCACTGGCACATTTGACTCCAGTCCAATCCTCACAAATAGCTCCCTGATCAAGATACACAAGCTCGCCACAAGCATGCAATGCTGCCATTACAGACACATCAGTCACATCCATGCCCTTCCCCACCATCGCCTTGAAATGTGCCAGAGCCTCAGTGGTGCCGACAGCAAAAGTGTGCACCTCACGGCAGACCCCAAGTTCCTGGGCGTCAGCGCAGCCGATCAGCATGGACACGAGCATGACGGAGTCAGGCCGCTCCCCGTTCTGAACCACCAACGCCATGACTGCAATAGTGATCCCATTCCTCACGTACTGCACAACGAGCGCGTTCCAGGCAACGTGGTCTGGGACAGGCATATTGTCGAACACCATGCGCGCGTCGCGGGGCTGGCGGCACTTGGCGTACGTGCTCGCCATCGCCGTGAGCACCTCCGCGGGTTTCTGCGCCGCGAGCTGAGCGTGGACAGCGTGGCCCATGGCGAGACCCCGCGCGTAGATCAAAGTTTGAGAAGCGAGGTGAATGTGCGGAGGACGGGGCTGGAGACGGGCGTGGAGGAAGAAGACATGGAAGCGAATGCGGCGATCGTTCCCTGCAGATCAGAGCGCGCGGCCGTGGACCTCAAGCACATGTGGTGGTCGAAGCCGGCCTGCCCGCCGCTGGGAGGGGACGGCGACGAGGCCGAGAATAACATATTTTTCCCCTTTTTCTCGAGTTATTATCGCGTCATATTTTTTGTCGGGAGGGGGTAGCCAGAAACATGCAATGTGTCTACGACTACTCCTTGCACCGTTGCACGTATCTCAATGTGATCACCGGCGGAGCTAGAATCATAGTCCTGGGCGGGCCAAGCTAAAGGCTGCCAAAAAATTCTTGCGAACTTTGCCTAGATTTACCCTTAGGCCTACTCTTTTTCGGCCCTCTTTTTGCAGCAAAGTTGGGCGGGCCAGGGCCTGGTTTTGCTTGCACGTAGCTCCACCACTACATGTGATACTTCTCTAGCTCGTGAGCAAAGAATGGTGCGACGTTGAAGCATTGTTTGATCCAAAGTGTTTCATTCCTGGTGTCTCCTTGTCTCAAGCTAAGCAAGcctcttttttttgtatttcttctTTCTTGCATTGTTT
Protein-coding regions in this window:
- the LOC123169136 gene encoding uncharacterized protein → MRSVTCNPTHQIPGNQQQGRSSCTWEYMVISAFITGTFDSSPILTNSSLIKIHKLATSMQCCHYRHISHIHALPHHRLEMCQSLSGADSKSVHLTADPKFLGVSAADQHGHEHDGVRPLPVLNHQRHDCNSDPIPHVLHNERVPGNVVWDRHIVEHHARVAGLAALGVRARHRREHLRGFLRRELSVDSVAHGETPRVDQSLRSEVNVRRTGLETGVEEEDMEANAAIVPCRSERAAVDLKHMWWSKPACPPLGGDGDEAENNIFFPFFSSYYRVIFFVGRG